The nucleotide window GAGCGCCGGGTCGTGCTCGCGACCAACGTCGCCGAGACCTCGCTGACGATCCCCGGCATCGTCTACGTCGTCGACGCCTGGCGTCGCGCGGGTCAACCGCTACAGCGTCCGCACCGGCGTGACCCAGCTGCTGATCGAGCCGATCTCCCGGGCCAGCGCCGAGCAGCGGAAGGGGCGCTGCGGCCGCACCGCAGAGCGGCGTCTGCTTCCGGCTCTACGAGGAGGAGGACTTCAAGGCCCCGGCCGGCCTACACCGACCCGGAGATCAAGCGGGTCGGCCTGGCCGGCGTGATCCTGCGCATGAAGGCGCTGGGCCTGGGCGCGGTCGAGTCCTACCCGCTGCTCGATCCGCCCAGCAAGCGCGCGATCGACGAGGGCTACCGCGTGCTCGAGGAGCTGGGCGCGCTCGACGACCGCGGCGCGCTGACGCCGATCGGCGCGCAGCTCGGCAAGTTCCCGATCGATCCGCGCCTGGGCCGGATGATCCTGGCCGGCCGCGATCAGCGGGCGCTGCGCGAGGTGCTGATCATCGCCGCGGCGCTGGGCCTGCAGGACCCGCGCGAGCGGCCCCTCTCCGCGCAGCAGAAGGCCGACGACGCCCAGCGAAGTTCCGCGACGAGGCCAGCGATTTCCGCCGGCTCCTGCGGCTCTGGGAGCTTCTGGCAGGCGGCCCGGCCGGTCCAGCAAGACCCAGCTGGCCCGGCTGTGCCGCGACCAACTTCCTTTCGGCCAACCGGATGCGCGAGTGGGCGGACATCCACGACCAGCTCGCCCAGGTCGCCACCGAGATGGGGTTCGCGCCCAACCACCAGCCGGCCGAGGCCGAGCAGATCCACCGGGCGCTGCTCCCGGGGCTGCTGAGCCAGCTCGGCCATCTGGAACCCGGAGGCCCGGGCCTACGCCGGGGCGCGGCAGATCCGCTTCATGCTCCACCCGTCCTCGGGCCTCGGCCAGAAGCCGCCGCCCTGGATCGTGGCGGCGGAGCTGGTCGAGACCTCGCAGCTCTTCGCCCGCAACGTCGCCAAGGTCGACCCGGCCTGGCTGGAGCGCTGCCGCCGGCCCGCTGCAAGCGCAGCTCGGCCACCCCCACTGGGGAGCAAGCAGGCGCAGGTCATGGCCAAGGAGCACGCCGCCGCTCTTCGGCCTGCCCATCGTCCGCGACCGCAGGGCCACTACGGGCCCATCGATCCCGGTGACCTCGCGGAAGCTGTTCCTCCGCCACGCCCTCCGCCCCGGGGAGTACAAGACCACGCGCGCCTTCCTGGAGCACAACCGGCGGATCTCCGAGCAGGCCCAGGCGCTGCGGGCCCGGGCCCGGCGCAGCGATCTGGTGGTGGACGAGCATGCGCTGGAGAGCTTCTTCGATCAGCGCGTGGGCGAGGGCGTGTACAGCGGCAAGACCTTCGAGGAGTGGCGCAGCAGGGCCGAGGCAGAGAACCCTCGGCTGCTGATGCTCACCCTGGACGACGTGCTGCTGGACGAGGCCGACGCCCTCGGGCCGGAGCGCTACCCCGACGAGCTGACCGTCGGCGGGGCGCGCGCTGCCGCTGGCGTACCGGTTCGACCCGGCCGAGGACGACCACGGCGTGACCCCGACCGTGCCGCTGGGCGTCCTGCCGCAGCTCGAGCCCGAGGTGCTGGCCTGGACCATCCCGGCCTGGCACCTGGCGTTGATCGAGGCGCTGCTCGACGGGCTGCCCAAGGCGGTGCGCAAGGCGCTGTTCCCGCTGCCGGAGCTGGCCCACGCGCTCGCGGTCGAGCTGCCGCCGTTCGGCGGGCCGCTGCTGCCGTCGCTCGAGCGCGCGATCTACGAGCGCACCGGCGAGCGGGTGCCGCGCGACGCCTGGGACCAGCGCGCGGTGCCGCCGTACCTGGGCCTGTCGTTCCGCGTCGTCGACGAGCACGACAAGGTGCTCGCGGCCGGCCGCGATCTGGCCGAGCTGCAGCGCCCTCGGCCAGCGCGCCCGCGAGCTGTGGGCCAAGGCGCCGCGGGCGCGCCACGAGCGCGCCGGCCTGACCTCCTGGGACTTCGACGAGCTGCCGGCGTCGGTGACGGTCGCGGTCGGCGGCCGCGCGCTGCTCGCCTACCCGGCCCTGGTCGACGCCGAGCGCGCCGTCGACCTGCGCCTGCTCGAGTCGGCCGAGGCCGCCGCCGCGGCCACCCGCGACGGCCTGCGCCGCCTCGTGCTGCTCCAGCTCGGCACGCCGCTGGCCAAGCTCGAGAACCAGCTCCCGCCGGCGCTGGCGAGCGGGCCGCTGGTGGCCCCGCGGGCGCCGTCGCCGCGCCAGCAGCTGGCGCTGCGCGCGCTCGATCTCGCGTTCGGCCTGACGCCGGCCGACCCGCTGCCGCGGCGCAAGGCCGAGTTCACCGCGCGCATGAGCGCGGGCCGCGGCGAGCTGGCGGCCACGCTGGTGCGGCTGGGTCGGGCCGCGGTCGAGGTCAGCGCCGAGGTCGACAAGACCGCCGCGGCGATCAAGGGCCTGGCCGCGCGCCCCGGCCACCCGCGCGCCGCGCTCGACGATCTGCGCAGC belongs to Myxococcales bacterium and includes:
- a CDS encoding DUF3418 domain-containing protein, whose translation is MPIVRDRRATTGPSIPVTSRKLFLRHALRPGEYKTTRAFLEHNRRISEQAQALRARARRSDLVVDEHALESFFDQRVGEGVYSGKTFEEWRSRAEAENPRLLMLTLDDVLLDEADALGPERYPDELTVGGARAAAGVPVRPGRGRPRRDPDRAAGRPAAARARGAGLDHPGLAPGVDRGAARRAAQGGAQGAVPAAGAGPRARGRAAAVRRAAAAVARARDLRAHRRAGAARRLGPARGAAVPGPVVPRRRRARQGARGRPRSGRAAAPSASAPASCGPRRRGRATSAPA
- a CDS encoding DUF3418 domain-containing protein, translating into MWPSCSALGQRARELWAKAPRARHERAGLTSWDFDELPASVTVAVGGRALLAYPALVDAERAVDLRLLESAEAAAAATRDGLRRLVLLQLGTPLAKLENQLPPALASGPLVAPRAPSPRQQLALRALDLAFGLTPADPLPRRKAEFTARMSAGRGELAATLVRLGRAAVEVSAEVDKTAAAIKGLAARPGHPRAALDDLRSQLAHLAPPDLLRVTPEGRLAHIVRYLRAIQVRLPRLIHDPRKDDAKAAPVTPLWQR